Below is a window of Conger conger chromosome 16, fConCon1.1, whole genome shotgun sequence DNA.
AGACACAACCCATCCCCCGAGCGAAATTCGTCATATTCACATGTGCCAACACCTATCCGGCCTCCTAGCAGAGTCGAATAAACAGTCAGCTGGGTGGAGTGTGTTTCTGCCAAACCAGATTTGCGAGAGCAGCCACCTTTCATACCATCTGAGCGCAACAGGCGTTGTGCTGAAAGAGCGACAACGTGTTTCTGAGGAGGAATGCCGGCCGGCGACAGTAGCCCCAGTGCTTTAGATTCCAAGAAATTCCGGTAGGCCATAGCATACCCTCGATCTTGGATaagtttttatttgtaaatagcAATTTGTGTCGGCTCTGAATAGCCAGTGAAATCCAGGCTGTAAATAGTCTAGGTCTTTCATTAACGGCAGCTGCTGAACGATAATACATGGATGGTGAATGGCCAGTAAAGGCTTTGGTAGGCTCATATCAAAGAATgaaagtggaaataaaacaatgacgagatgtcagtttaaaaaacaaagatttttttattgttttggtttgAGGTATTTGGTTACACAATCAAACTATATCAAGAGCAGCATCGGGTAGGAAAAACACAGTGAACCATCCCGATATATTGATGTATAAAATGTCCCATGGGGACcaaaatgcatgtacacaccCCAGATCTGCCTGGACCAATGGATGTTCCAAGTATCACACACAGCAGGTTGAGGTGCTCTAGATTAACAGTTGTCACGTTCGCCTAGTTGCACagttaaaattttatttatgtaaggCCACATTTGGGGAAGTTGGCAGAGCCGAGATAAAGTCCCTCTGGGAGATAACAATGGAGTACCTCCCCCGCTGGGCCCCTGCTGGCTGcaagtggggtgggggaggtttCGGACTTTTGCGGAAGTTTCTCAATCCTGAGTCATTTTACAACAGGAACTGCCACGCGCTTTCATTCGTCTGCGCCCCCATATCGCCGCGTAATGACTCCGGGCCCAGTTTTGACTTATTCCTTTGTCAGTCAGGTCAGGCTGTTCGGATTTGCTGcgctccccctcctccacacctcTGGTCGTCGCTGATTGCGACTCTGTGGTCAGGGAGTCACACTTCCAGCTTTTAGCCCAGGCTCGGTTTTTTCACACCGGCAGTCTGCGATTACGCCGAAATCCTCTTGGAGCTTTATGAAAGCCTGAGTTGGTAATGTCCCAGTGCCGCCTGTTCAGAACGCGGCGATGGCCTGGGATAGGGGGAGGGAAGTCAGAGCAGTCACGGGTCGATTGCAGATCGCAGAGTTGCTCCTCAGTGCCGTGCTCCGAATGACCCGGTTCTCTTCCCCCGCTTCCATTTTCGCCCTCTTGCTTGGCAGGAAGTCGGGCTCGGCAGTCACTTTGCCCCGTCGTTTCCGAGAGTGGCGGTCAGGTCCCAGAGAACGGTGGTTCTCCTTGTTCCCTTGACTCCTCTTAGAGCCAGCGGAGGCCGACTTGCTTTCACCCTGGCACGGTTTACCCTCCGCAGGCGCGGCTACCGGCGCGCAGTCGGGCGCAGAAGTCTCGGCCTTGGTGCCGTTCGTGTCCATTGCTTCCTCAGTCGGTGACTGCTGTGGGTCCGTAGATGTGGTCTTGCCGTCGTTCTCGCAAGCCATGTGAGCGGAGTGGTAGATGTCCCGGGCGGACTTCATCACGAGCGTAAGCAGGAGGCTTCGATGGAGCCGTAGTCCGCCGC
It encodes the following:
- the LOC133115118 gene encoding immediate early response gene 2 protein-like — its product is MDVTTEAKRIMVQALGKLYSSRSQRGGLRLHRSLLLTLVMKSARDIYHSAHMACENDGKTTSTDPQQSPTEEAMDTNGTKAETSAPDCAPVAAPAEGKPCQGESKSASAGSKRSQGNKENHRSLGPDRHSRKRRGKVTAEPDFLPSKRAKMEAGEENRVIRSTALRSNSAICNRPVTALTSLPLSQAIAAF